One region of Mucilaginibacter gotjawali genomic DNA includes:
- a CDS encoding glycosyltransferase family 61 protein: MGLKANLVFWARQFPFVLPKRIITSCADWIEKQKERKGIYFAQRGPWVKTICEAGFFQHDEPKTLGKPNEKAFYINRNYPTEKASLFYLQHIYLLGHKGLVLTADHQVFQEFSHHFGISTLKKFLQKNPFYTFTGKAQRINGNGAVLVSPESHNYYHWLNDVLPRIKIYESVLNQVDHFCISSKVPQKFLDVLPHFGIPKEKILLINENEKLHFDHLYVASLTGSEGRSPQWAIDYLRDKLTTPGTAGVPSKKMYFKRGAGVERKVLNEEAVIEALKKEGFEIIEPDQLGIDQQVDLMQQSKIVIGVHGAALSNLVFSRNHTVVIEIFSPDYFRTDCFYTLSSALKLNYWYIVGDKPAGAAWGDIVVPEELLLKTIKQVNG, translated from the coding sequence ATGGGCCTGAAAGCAAACTTGGTATTCTGGGCAAGGCAATTTCCATTTGTTCTGCCAAAGCGGATCATCACTTCATGCGCGGATTGGATTGAAAAGCAAAAAGAGCGGAAAGGCATCTATTTTGCACAGCGCGGGCCATGGGTTAAAACCATTTGCGAAGCAGGCTTTTTTCAGCACGATGAACCAAAAACGCTGGGCAAGCCTAATGAAAAAGCCTTTTATATTAACCGGAATTATCCTACAGAAAAAGCCTCGCTATTTTACCTGCAGCATATCTATTTGCTCGGCCATAAAGGGCTGGTGTTGACAGCCGATCACCAAGTGTTCCAGGAGTTCAGCCACCATTTTGGGATCTCAACCTTAAAAAAGTTTCTTCAGAAAAACCCATTTTATACATTCACCGGCAAGGCGCAAAGGATAAACGGCAATGGCGCGGTGCTGGTTTCGCCCGAGAGCCATAATTATTATCACTGGCTGAATGATGTTTTGCCGCGGATAAAGATTTATGAATCGGTTTTGAATCAGGTAGATCATTTCTGCATCTCCTCGAAAGTGCCGCAGAAATTTCTTGATGTTTTGCCGCATTTTGGCATCCCGAAAGAAAAAATATTGCTGATCAACGAAAATGAAAAGCTGCACTTTGATCATTTGTATGTCGCTTCGTTGACCGGCAGCGAGGGGCGGTCGCCGCAATGGGCCATTGATTACCTGCGGGATAAGCTTACCACACCGGGTACAGCAGGAGTGCCCTCAAAAAAAATGTACTTTAAACGCGGAGCAGGTGTGGAGCGGAAAGTGCTCAACGAGGAGGCGGTTATAGAAGCATTAAAAAAAGAAGGTTTCGAAATTATTGAACCTGACCAATTGGGCATTGATCAACAGGTTGATTTGATGCAGCAATCCAAAATAGTGATCGGGGTACACGGCGCGGCTTTAAGCAACTTGGTTTTCAGCCGGAATCATACCGTTGTAATTGAAATCTTTTCGCCCGATTACTTCCGGACGGATTGTTTTTACACCTTATCCTCCGCCCTTAAATTAAACTATTGGTATATAGTGGGCGATAAACCCGCCGGGGCAGCATGGGGCGACATTGTTGTGCCCGAAGAACTACTTTTAAAAACGATTAAACAGGTAAATGGCTGA
- a CDS encoding methyltransferase domain-containing protein, whose protein sequence is MELKENSSLNRYEWAAKKIGEITGNDLKNKTTTLYDIGSRDNILKKYITLAGINYKAFDLEPLDASAEKWDIEQPFPYRHAPAQVVTMLEIIEHLRNPWLCMKNVFDTMAPGSLLILTTPSPAWSTSRINLLKSGYLTCFTPSDLELNHHVFTAWPHIVERLLKDTGFEIIEYSTLDGKTTLFGKGLGGLSAPFKFVSRLAKKRIESRDATSCGMSYGIIAKKIG, encoded by the coding sequence ATGGAACTGAAAGAAAACTCATCACTTAACCGCTACGAATGGGCAGCAAAAAAGATTGGTGAAATAACCGGCAATGATTTAAAAAACAAAACCACTACCCTTTATGATATTGGGTCGAGGGATAATATTCTGAAAAAGTATATCACATTGGCCGGTATCAATTACAAAGCTTTTGATTTGGAACCGTTGGATGCCTCGGCCGAAAAATGGGATATTGAACAGCCTTTTCCATATAGACATGCACCGGCGCAGGTAGTTACCATGCTGGAGATTATTGAACATTTGCGAAACCCCTGGCTGTGCATGAAAAATGTTTTTGATACGATGGCGCCCGGTAGCCTGCTAATTTTAACCACGCCCAGCCCCGCCTGGAGCACCAGCCGGATCAATTTATTAAAAAGCGGTTATTTAACCTGTTTTACCCCGTCGGACCTGGAACTTAATCATCATGTTTTTACAGCGTGGCCGCATATTGTGGAGCGGTTGCTGAAAGATACCGGCTTTGAAATAATAGAATACAGCACACTCGACGGAAAAACTACGCTGTTTGGTAAAGGCCTCGGGGGGCTTTCGGCGCCCTTTAAATTTGTTTCCCGTTTGGCGAAAAAAAGAATAGAAAGCAGGGATGCCACGTCATGTGGCATGAGTTATGGAATAATTGCCAAAAAAATTGGATAA
- a CDS encoding glycosyltransferase, which translates to MDKPINIFYSEPDPDRWFKYDRYPRKLIRRLVRGKQKPGGVATIAINLLKGFDRIGFPYRFNDYGYIRKHPGEIACIIGKPHLVFEKKWKNPIILGAGIYSHPIECADLFEQYPNVKRVLVPGEWMCDMFMPAYGNKVLGWPVGIDTEQWKPYDSVKTFDFLIYYKIRWQHEQMEEELVAPVTKVLDEQKVSYHFIKYGQYTHDELTEKLKVSKAVIFLCEHETQGLAYQQILATNTPILAWDRGGFWQDPHYYPDRVKYQPVSSVPYWDERCGVKFTDANDFKPKLAVFLRKINDFKPRDYILENLTLEKCAEKYLAICREVEAELA; encoded by the coding sequence TTGGATAAGCCCATCAATATATTTTACAGCGAACCCGACCCGGACAGGTGGTTTAAATACGACCGCTACCCCCGCAAGCTGATCAGACGTCTGGTGCGGGGTAAACAAAAGCCCGGCGGCGTTGCCACTATAGCCATAAATCTTTTAAAAGGGTTTGACAGGATTGGCTTCCCTTACAGGTTTAATGATTACGGCTATATCCGCAAACATCCCGGCGAGATCGCCTGTATCATCGGCAAACCACACCTGGTGTTTGAAAAGAAATGGAAAAACCCCATCATCCTTGGCGCGGGGATCTACTCGCACCCGATAGAATGTGCTGATCTGTTTGAACAATACCCAAATGTAAAACGCGTGCTGGTGCCCGGTGAATGGATGTGCGATATGTTTATGCCAGCTTACGGAAATAAAGTGCTCGGCTGGCCTGTAGGCATTGACACCGAACAATGGAAGCCATACGATAGTGTTAAGACCTTTGACTTTTTGATCTATTATAAAATAAGGTGGCAGCATGAACAAATGGAGGAGGAATTAGTGGCCCCGGTCACCAAAGTGCTGGATGAACAAAAGGTTAGCTACCATTTTATTAAATACGGGCAATACACGCATGATGAGCTGACTGAAAAACTCAAAGTTTCAAAAGCGGTGATCTTCCTTTGCGAGCATGAGACGCAGGGGCTTGCTTACCAGCAGATATTGGCAACCAATACACCCATTTTGGCCTGGGACAGGGGCGGCTTTTGGCAGGACCCACATTATTATCCCGACAGGGTAAAATATCAGCCGGTAAGTTCCGTACCTTACTGGGACGAGCGTTGCGGCGTAAAATTTACTGATGCCAATGATTTTAAACCTAAACTTGCCGTGTTTTTAAGAAAAATAAATGATTTTAAGCCGAGGGATTACATCCTTGAAAACCTTACGCTTGAAAAATGTGCAGAGAAATACCTGGCGATATGCAGGGAAGTGGAGGCGGAGTTAGCATGA
- a CDS encoding class I SAM-dependent methyltransferase, with amino-acid sequence MKRYVQYGCGFSAPGEWVNYDASPTLRFERLPIFGRLYTRNKQRFPANVKYGDIVKGLPEQPGSCDAVYCSHILEHLAYEDFLTALKNTFNILKPGGTFRGVVPDLKAAVQDYISGYDTTEAPANELMHDTMLGVENRPKSLSSNIKGMYGNSKHLWMWDYKSLEYELKKAGFINIRPCTFGDSGDPVFKFVEEEGRFYKAAAFDCQK; translated from the coding sequence ATGAAGAGATATGTTCAATATGGCTGCGGATTTTCGGCCCCCGGCGAATGGGTGAATTATGATGCGTCCCCAACTTTACGCTTTGAGCGTTTGCCCATCTTTGGCAGGTTATATACGCGCAACAAGCAGCGTTTTCCGGCAAATGTAAAATATGGTGATATTGTTAAAGGATTGCCCGAGCAGCCGGGTAGCTGCGACGCAGTTTATTGCTCGCACATCCTGGAGCACCTGGCTTACGAGGATTTTTTAACCGCGCTGAAAAATACCTTTAATATATTAAAGCCCGGGGGAACTTTCAGAGGCGTTGTGCCTGATCTGAAAGCTGCTGTGCAAGATTATATTTCCGGCTACGACACTACCGAAGCGCCTGCCAATGAATTGATGCATGATACCATGCTGGGGGTTGAAAATCGCCCAAAATCGCTTTCATCCAATATCAAAGGCATGTATGGTAACTCCAAACACCTTTGGATGTGGGATTACAAATCCTTGGAATACGAATTGAAAAAGGCAGGTTTTATCAACATCCGTCCCTGTACTTTCGGCGACTCAGGCGATCCCGTTTTTAAGTTTGTTGAAGAGGAAGGCAGGTTTTACAAAGCCGCCGCCTTTGATTGCCAGAAATGA
- a CDS encoding glycosyltransferase family 4 protein, translated as MCREIPGDMQGSGGGVSMRILLIMDPGIPVPPILYGGHERLVSLFAEEYQKLGHEVTLLAGPESHCSGKTVTFGTNDLGRSKQVRFKEARFVWKYLRKNRDNFDLIHNFGRLVYLLPILNSPVKKIMTYGRPVATGGIKIVNSLPNRNLIFTACSDNCVATGNIKGHWETVYNAIDFSQYTLNYKVGTAAPLMFLGRLDRIKGAHTAIDAAKATNNQLVIAGNVSHTEEDQAYFKTVIEPQIDGTQIKYVGPLNDAEKNMQLGQAQALLFPIEWDEPFGMVMIEAMACGTPVIAFRRGSVPEVVENGITGFIVDDAAGLQQKIAEIDTIDRFLCRKTAMERFNAEVIAHNYLQLFNK; from the coding sequence ATGTGCAGAGAAATACCTGGCGATATGCAGGGAAGTGGAGGCGGAGTTAGCATGAGGATTTTACTGATCATGGATCCCGGGATACCCGTACCTCCAATATTATATGGAGGACACGAAAGGCTGGTGTCCCTGTTTGCGGAAGAATACCAAAAGCTGGGCCACGAGGTAACCTTACTGGCCGGGCCGGAATCGCATTGCAGCGGCAAAACGGTTACCTTTGGGACGAATGACTTGGGCCGCTCTAAACAGGTGCGGTTTAAAGAAGCCCGCTTTGTTTGGAAATACCTGCGCAAAAACCGGGATAACTTTGACCTGATCCACAATTTTGGGCGTTTGGTTTATTTACTCCCCATTTTAAACAGCCCTGTAAAAAAAATAATGACCTACGGCAGGCCGGTAGCCACAGGCGGGATAAAAATTGTAAATAGTTTACCGAACCGCAACTTAATATTTACCGCTTGCAGCGATAACTGCGTGGCCACAGGTAATATAAAGGGCCATTGGGAAACGGTTTATAACGCGATTGATTTTTCGCAATACACGCTGAATTATAAAGTTGGCACAGCTGCGCCATTAATGTTTTTAGGCCGTTTGGACAGGATTAAAGGCGCGCACACTGCTATTGACGCTGCCAAAGCAACAAATAACCAATTGGTTATAGCAGGCAATGTATCACATACTGAAGAAGACCAGGCTTATTTTAAAACGGTTATCGAACCGCAAATTGACGGTACTCAAATAAAATATGTGGGCCCTTTAAACGATGCTGAAAAGAATATGCAATTAGGGCAGGCCCAAGCATTACTGTTCCCCATTGAATGGGATGAGCCCTTTGGGATGGTAATGATAGAGGCGATGGCTTGCGGTACGCCGGTGATCGCTTTCCGGAGAGGATCGGTACCCGAAGTGGTTGAAAATGGCATTACTGGTTTTATTGTGGATGATGCCGCAGGCCTGCAACAAAAAATTGCGGAAATTGATACCATCGATAGGTTCCTGTGCCGGAAAACGGCAATGGAACGGTTTAATGCAGAGGTGATCGCACATAACTATCTCCAACTTTTTAATAAGTGA
- a CDS encoding glycosyltransferase family protein, whose product MKRVLIISPYFPPVNTADMQRVRMSLPYFEANGWQAEVVAVDPACTDLPQDKLLAESIPAGTRVHLIKALGKKWTSKLGFGSISYRSWWFFRQKVNRLLKEGNFDLIYFSTTQFQVCTLGAYWKKKFKVPYVIDMQDPWHSEYYRDKPKEQQPPKYWLSYRLNKYLEPKAMNEVGGLISVSENYIGILKDRYPRLKNIPSETITFGAFDPDLKIADEHTGEFMPLLDPAFKNIVYIGRGGMDMHNAIIPVFEALKLGLSAEPDLYQKLKLYFIGTSYAPNGQGSATILPLAKERRIENYVVEITGRIGYYHTLQTLQQADGLFIPGSDDPQYTASKIFPYLLTHKPLMAVFNTKSSAIAILKEFGVKDTYSYDETPGLLSKIDSFFKQILNGTTNLPDYDVDAVKKYSAQTMTKRQCDLFNKVIFTP is encoded by the coding sequence TTGAAACGGGTATTGATCATTTCGCCCTATTTTCCGCCCGTAAATACGGCCGATATGCAACGCGTGCGGATGAGTTTGCCTTATTTTGAAGCAAATGGCTGGCAGGCCGAAGTGGTGGCTGTTGACCCTGCCTGTACCGATCTTCCGCAGGATAAATTGCTGGCAGAAAGTATCCCCGCAGGGACAAGGGTTCACCTCATTAAAGCCCTCGGTAAAAAATGGACTTCGAAGCTGGGCTTCGGGAGTATCTCTTACCGGTCGTGGTGGTTTTTTCGGCAAAAAGTAAACCGGCTCTTAAAGGAAGGTAATTTCGATTTGATCTATTTCTCCACTACACAGTTCCAGGTTTGCACGTTAGGGGCTTACTGGAAAAAAAAGTTTAAGGTGCCTTATGTGATCGATATGCAGGATCCCTGGCATTCCGAATATTACCGCGATAAACCCAAAGAACAGCAACCGCCAAAATACTGGCTCTCCTACCGTTTAAACAAATACCTGGAGCCAAAAGCGATGAATGAAGTGGGCGGATTGATCAGCGTTTCGGAAAATTATATCGGGATACTTAAGGACAGGTATCCCCGGTTAAAAAATATCCCTTCTGAGACCATTACTTTCGGCGCCTTTGATCCGGATCTGAAAATAGCGGATGAACATACAGGGGAATTTATGCCACTGCTTGATCCTGCGTTTAAAAACATCGTCTATATCGGTCGCGGCGGTATGGATATGCATAATGCAATCATCCCGGTTTTTGAAGCTTTGAAATTGGGTTTGTCCGCCGAGCCGGATCTGTATCAAAAGCTAAAGCTTTATTTTATCGGCACCAGCTATGCCCCAAACGGGCAAGGCAGTGCAACTATTTTGCCGTTAGCAAAAGAACGCCGAATAGAAAACTATGTAGTGGAGATCACCGGCAGGATAGGTTATTACCATACGCTGCAAACCCTGCAGCAGGCAGATGGCTTGTTTATTCCGGGTTCTGATGATCCGCAGTATACAGCTTCAAAAATATTTCCGTACCTTTTAACCCACAAACCCCTGATGGCAGTATTTAATACAAAAAGTTCTGCTATTGCTATTTTGAAAGAGTTTGGAGTTAAGGATACTTACAGCTATGATGAGACACCCGGATTGCTCTCAAAAATTGATTCCTTTTTTAAGCAGATATTGAATGGCACTACAAATTTACCGGATTACGATGTGGATGCGGTAAAAAAATATTCGGCCCAAACAATGACAAAACGGCAATGCGATTTATTTAATAAGGTTATTTTTACACCCTGA
- a CDS encoding glycosyltransferase family protein, with the protein MAPEKKIVLISSGQPSLNPRLVKEADALTDAGYAVTVLYAYWNDWGTLHDEQLFAKKKWSAIRLGGDPEQKRFLWFLSRLIHRLSRFMVKKTGAYKTFGDFAISRSSYFLKEAAKNYNGDLYIAHNLGALPAAAHAAAWNNKPFGFDAEDFHRQEIDDDLNSFHYKICTYLEDKYLPGASYITASSPMIADQYAALYKRTVTAILNVFPLTAGISIVKNEKKPLKLFWFSQTIGPGRGLELVVQAIGQSGVKCELHLLGKPVEGYKQSLSQLAHDAGIANYNLYFYEPVKASQIFSIASQFDIGLASETGSCLNRDISLTNKIFTYIQCGLAVAASNTRAQNSLLEQYSQTGKVYKNASDLSAILAQYHKNRELLYQTKTAAWQAGQTELNWETESRKFLKVIENV; encoded by the coding sequence TTGGCACCTGAAAAAAAAATAGTTTTAATTTCATCGGGCCAGCCTTCTCTCAACCCGCGTTTGGTTAAGGAGGCTGACGCATTAACCGATGCCGGATATGCGGTAACTGTACTATATGCTTACTGGAATGATTGGGGAACACTACACGACGAGCAATTATTTGCGAAAAAAAAATGGAGTGCAATCCGTTTGGGTGGCGACCCGGAGCAAAAGCGCTTTTTATGGTTTTTAAGCCGATTGATTCACCGGCTCAGCCGGTTCATGGTGAAAAAAACGGGGGCTTATAAAACTTTTGGGGATTTTGCCATTTCAAGAAGCAGTTATTTTTTAAAAGAAGCAGCCAAAAATTACAATGGCGACCTGTACATTGCCCACAATTTGGGCGCCTTGCCGGCAGCAGCTCATGCCGCCGCCTGGAACAACAAGCCTTTTGGTTTTGACGCGGAAGATTTTCACCGGCAGGAAATTGATGATGATCTTAATTCATTTCATTATAAAATTTGCACTTATCTTGAAGATAAATATCTCCCCGGTGCCAGTTACATTACCGCGTCCAGCCCTATGATTGCTGATCAGTATGCTGCGTTGTATAAACGAACGGTAACGGCCATCCTGAACGTATTTCCGCTAACTGCCGGTATTTCTATCGTTAAAAACGAAAAAAAGCCATTAAAACTTTTTTGGTTTTCGCAAACCATTGGTCCCGGCCGCGGGCTGGAGCTTGTCGTGCAGGCAATAGGGCAGTCGGGCGTAAAATGCGAACTGCATTTATTGGGGAAACCGGTAGAGGGATATAAGCAAAGCCTTTCGCAACTGGCGCATGATGCCGGGATCGCCAATTATAACCTGTACTTTTACGAGCCGGTAAAGGCAAGCCAGATCTTCAGCATCGCTTCTCAATTTGATATCGGACTGGCGTCAGAAACAGGTTCATGCCTTAACAGGGATATTTCGTTAACCAACAAAATCTTTACTTATATCCAATGCGGGCTTGCTGTGGCGGCAAGCAATACCAGGGCACAAAATAGCTTGCTTGAGCAATATTCGCAAACGGGCAAGGTTTATAAAAACGCATCGGACTTGTCGGCAATCCTGGCCCAATACCATAAAAACAGGGAGCTGTTATATCAAACCAAAACGGCGGCCTGGCAAGCGGGCCAAACCGAATTGAACTGGGAAACAGAAAGCAGGAAATTTTTAAAAGTGATAGAAAATGTTTGA
- a CDS encoding glycosyltransferase family 2 protein: protein MDVSIIIPTYNRLWSLPKTVESCRNNKCAVELIVIDDGSTDGTMDWLRQQNGIVILQQTNRGKCWAVNRGFAIAKGKYIKFLDSDDGLAVGAIDEQFAIAEGNSSDIVVSGYTLVDENGKQLSQQAWVACDDFIAQQLGECDSSHYSAYLFKKSFIEDIPHRPDFAFRDDRLFVIEAALKHPKVNVHNGCALVHTSHTKSKLQLNRGMQKAVQDYQHLNIYKNILAQLAEKGELTERRKKASVKALWPLCCWIARHDLEDSVSLFEWIKQLDPDFKIPDKGLTGFLYKSIGVNNTHRLLKIKRSF, encoded by the coding sequence ATGGACGTTAGCATAATCATTCCAACGTATAACCGCCTTTGGTCGCTGCCCAAAACGGTGGAAAGTTGCCGGAATAACAAATGTGCTGTCGAGCTCATAGTGATTGATGATGGCAGTACAGACGGAACGATGGACTGGCTTCGGCAACAAAATGGCATTGTTATTCTACAGCAAACCAATCGCGGTAAATGCTGGGCCGTTAACCGGGGTTTTGCCATAGCCAAAGGAAAATATATTAAGTTTTTAGATTCGGACGACGGCCTTGCTGTCGGCGCGATTGATGAACAATTTGCCATTGCCGAAGGAAATAGCAGCGATATTGTAGTAAGCGGCTATACGCTGGTTGATGAAAATGGCAAACAACTGTCGCAGCAGGCCTGGGTGGCCTGTGATGACTTTATTGCGCAGCAATTGGGCGAGTGTGATAGTTCACATTATTCAGCTTATTTATTTAAAAAATCATTTATTGAGGATATCCCGCACCGGCCCGACTTTGCCTTTCGCGACGACCGGCTTTTTGTGATCGAAGCAGCGCTGAAGCATCCAAAGGTTAATGTTCACAATGGTTGTGCGCTGGTGCATACCAGCCATACCAAATCCAAATTGCAGTTAAACCGGGGGATGCAGAAAGCGGTGCAGGATTACCAGCACCTCAACATCTATAAAAATATACTTGCGCAACTGGCGGAAAAAGGGGAGCTTACCGAACGCCGGAAAAAAGCTTCGGTAAAGGCATTGTGGCCTTTGTGCTGCTGGATTGCAAGACATGATCTCGAAGATTCGGTCAGTTTATTTGAATGGATAAAGCAACTTGATCCGGATTTTAAGATTCCCGACAAAGGCTTGACCGGGTTTTTATATAAAAGCATAGGGGTTAACAATACCCACCGGCTGCTTAAAATAAAACGATCTTTTTAG
- a CDS encoding acyltransferase family protein, with protein MFEAAPPAMVNNTKTKWFYGVDSIRFVLAFIVMLSHFDNVYATALKHSAHSIFRDAGYFLANAFDGTSAVIAFFIISGFVIHYPNKNGIPNLTEFWIRRFLRILIPLAVILIIGTQFNHPENAVVWSLFCELIYYGLYPFMAKIKLSWKNKFIVSYIIAALVIGTLCFHDVVAFVKQTDTNYHGYYWQLGGWLTWIVGLPCWLLGVLIAEHIDDLKQASFKSVMIYRVIVFLISCFCCIGKFHLHLSYILSMNIFALLIYKWLQTEIVYFKTHPSNTTLEKMGKFSYSLYLCHPLLYVILRLFFIYNTFTYPLFLLLAVAISYGFYLAVERPGHRLARKLNHKYNTTLN; from the coding sequence ATGTTTGAAGCTGCACCGCCGGCGATGGTGAATAATACAAAAACCAAATGGTTTTACGGGGTTGACAGCATCAGGTTTGTTTTGGCGTTTATCGTAATGCTCTCGCATTTTGATAATGTTTATGCCACGGCGCTCAAACATTCGGCGCATTCCATTTTCAGGGATGCCGGGTATTTTTTAGCCAATGCATTTGACGGCACTTCGGCGGTAATCGCTTTTTTTATCATCTCGGGTTTTGTGATCCACTACCCCAATAAAAACGGCATCCCCAATTTAACCGAATTCTGGATCAGGCGTTTTCTGAGAATATTGATTCCGCTTGCCGTGATCCTCATTATCGGTACACAATTTAACCACCCTGAAAATGCCGTGGTTTGGAGTTTGTTTTGCGAGTTGATCTATTACGGTTTGTACCCATTTATGGCGAAGATCAAGCTCAGCTGGAAAAATAAATTCATTGTTTCGTATATCATCGCCGCTTTGGTTATCGGTACGCTTTGTTTTCATGATGTTGTGGCTTTTGTTAAACAAACGGATACCAATTATCATGGTTATTACTGGCAGTTGGGGGGCTGGTTAACCTGGATAGTGGGTTTACCCTGCTGGCTGCTGGGCGTGCTGATAGCCGAACATATTGATGATTTAAAGCAGGCCAGCTTTAAATCAGTAATGATTTATCGGGTCATTGTTTTTTTGATCAGCTGTTTTTGCTGTATAGGAAAATTCCACCTGCATCTCAGTTATATTCTCTCGATGAATATTTTTGCGCTGCTGATTTATAAATGGCTGCAAACGGAGATTGTTTACTTTAAAACGCATCCCTCCAATACAACCCTCGAAAAAATGGGTAAATTTTCTTACTCACTTTACCTGTGTCACCCATTGCTATACGTGATCCTGCGGCTGTTTTTTATTTATAATACTTTTACCTACCCGCTATTTCTGTTGCTTGCCGTTGCCATATCCTACGGCTTTTATTTAGCCGTGGAAAGACCGGGGCACCGGTTGGCACGCAAACTCAACCATAAATATAACACTACGCTTAATTGA
- a CDS encoding acyltransferase family protein — MLSPPVFTDLPPYLFALLFALGINYIASGTYKPSMVDFVVHLFSLQGFTVPYFNSINVVLWTISIELAFYAIYPLFYYVRFKYNLNYALLFSLIVSCISIAYFQINGSINIAERFCVFNLWFAWCCGAFLSDKKMLSQGDLKQPVYMVFYFVVLVVFAGLKYFPNSFFIVSDQISILLWSAPMMFIISKEDWLRQHKDTWVIKIAAAIGLSSYSLYLLHEPLIYLKNFAAHKYLPASLQFPGLIAGIFIIPVITWYSFQFIEKPFISRKKPVEQAA; from the coding sequence ATATTATCTCCGCCGGTTTTTACGGATCTACCCCCCTATCTCTTTGCTCTGCTTTTTGCGCTGGGGATAAATTATATTGCCTCCGGCACCTACAAACCGAGTATGGTGGATTTTGTGGTTCACCTGTTTTCTTTACAGGGATTTACAGTTCCGTATTTTAACAGCATCAACGTAGTTTTATGGACGATAAGCATTGAGCTGGCCTTTTACGCCATTTACCCCTTATTTTATTACGTGCGGTTTAAATACAATTTAAATTATGCGCTGCTGTTTAGTTTAATTGTTTCCTGCATCAGCATCGCTTATTTTCAAATCAATGGCAGCATTAATATTGCGGAACGGTTTTGTGTGTTTAATTTATGGTTTGCCTGGTGCTGCGGTGCGTTCCTGTCAGATAAAAAAATGTTAAGCCAAGGCGATTTAAAGCAACCCGTGTACATGGTATTTTACTTTGTTGTTTTGGTGGTATTTGCAGGGTTAAAATACTTCCCGAACAGCTTTTTTATAGTTTCCGACCAGATTTCTATCCTGCTCTGGTCAGCGCCGATGATGTTTATCATATCAAAGGAAGATTGGTTGAGACAGCATAAAGATACATGGGTGATAAAAATAGCGGCGGCGATAGGGCTTTCAAGTTATTCGCTTTACCTGTTGCATGAGCCGCTGATCTATTTAAAAAACTTTGCAGCGCATAAATATTTGCCTGCATCGCTGCAATTTCCGGGACTGATTGCGGGGATATTTATTATCCCTGTTATTACCTGGTATAGCTTTCAATTTATCGAAAAACCCTTTATATCCCGCAAAAAGCCCGTTGAACAAGCCGCGTAA